A stretch of the uncultured Desulfobacter sp. genome encodes the following:
- a CDS encoding glycosyltransferase family 2 protein → MTAVSAYIIAYNEADKIQAAVESVLWADDIVVADSFSTDDTAAIAAELGARVVQIPFNGFGDLRNQAVAACRHEWIFSLDADERCTADVRDEILGMLQQGPDADVYFVPRRNYFMGRWIKHSGFYPDYRQPQFFKRGAMSYCHDLVHEGFELHGDAVTGYLQNAIWQLPFKNFEEIQHKASRYSTLGAERMTDEGRTSCMGRALRHALWSFTQHYFLKNGWRDGWPGFVIALGNFEGTFYKYAKRYQALSDWCPPPTTALRRPVPGS, encoded by the coding sequence ATGACAGCCGTGTCAGCGTATATCATTGCCTACAACGAAGCAGATAAAATACAGGCCGCGGTAGAGAGCGTCCTCTGGGCAGACGACATCGTTGTCGCCGATTCTTTCAGCACGGATGACACAGCCGCCATTGCCGCTGAACTGGGGGCAAGGGTGGTCCAGATTCCGTTCAACGGTTTCGGAGACCTGCGAAATCAGGCGGTTGCCGCTTGCCGTCATGAGTGGATCTTCAGCCTAGATGCCGACGAGCGCTGTACAGCCGATGTGCGGGACGAAATACTGGGCATGCTACAGCAGGGACCGGATGCGGACGTCTATTTTGTGCCACGCCGGAATTATTTCATGGGGCGTTGGATCAAGCATTCGGGTTTCTATCCCGATTACAGGCAACCCCAGTTTTTCAAGCGAGGGGCCATGAGTTACTGTCACGATCTGGTTCATGAAGGGTTTGAGCTTCATGGGGACGCCGTTACAGGGTATTTACAGAACGCGATCTGGCAGCTGCCATTCAAGAACTTTGAGGAAATTCAGCACAAGGCGTCTCGGTATTCCACCCTTGGTGCCGAGCGGATGACGGATGAAGGCCGTACTTCCTGCATGGGACGGGCCTTGAGACACGCCCTGTGGTCCTTTACCCAGCATTATTTCCTGAAAAACGGTTGGCGAGATGGCTGGCCGGGTTTTGTCATTGCCCTGGGCAACTTCGAAGGGACCTTCTACAAATATGCAAAACGCTACCAGGCCCTTTCCGATTGGTGCCCGCCCCCAACAACGGCGCTTCGGCGACCGGTGCCGGGTAGTTGA
- a CDS encoding glycosyltransferase family 4 protein yields MVVKKFMATGGAERYAMETTRRLCSRGHQVALVARQWDTTAAVDGLSLHRLPDYDRLPSVLNSWMFARDAAKRLATLPIDAVISHERGFRQDIAVVHTFPYRRGLARYPGIRKIDQLYLSPRSWLHLYLEAQQMHSGQLAPVSETIRDDLARYYHRTRNVTVVTPGVDLDYFSPGAIDGFRASTRQAIGVSPEETVILFVGNEFRRKGLDDLIAALGAAQHLVVVGKGERWPHYRRLVRRLGVTDQVHFAGLVDDVRPWYAAADVLVLPSLAEAFGMCVLEAMACGLPVVVRSYAGAAALVKKDTNGFVFHQVEELNPLLARLTNKRLRQRVGNEARRTAQAYTWDNAAERLEALSRQVAIF; encoded by the coding sequence GTGGTCGTCAAAAAATTCATGGCCACCGGCGGGGCTGAACGCTATGCCATGGAGACCACGCGCAGGCTGTGTTCTCGAGGGCATCAGGTTGCACTGGTGGCGCGGCAGTGGGATACGACTGCAGCAGTAGACGGCTTGTCGCTGCACCGACTACCGGACTATGACCGATTGCCCAGTGTCCTTAATTCCTGGATGTTTGCCCGTGATGCCGCCAAACGGCTTGCCACCCTGCCCATTGATGCCGTCATTTCCCACGAGCGCGGATTCCGTCAGGATATTGCCGTTGTACATACCTTCCCCTACCGTCGGGGCCTGGCGCGTTATCCGGGAATCCGCAAGATTGACCAGCTTTATCTAAGCCCCCGCAGTTGGCTGCATTTATACTTGGAAGCCCAGCAAATGCATTCCGGGCAACTGGCGCCTGTTTCGGAGACGATTCGGGACGACCTGGCACGTTATTATCATCGAACACGGAACGTGACTGTGGTGACCCCGGGGGTGGACCTGGATTATTTTTCACCAGGAGCGATAGACGGCTTTCGAGCGTCCACACGCCAGGCCATAGGTGTTTCACCGGAGGAAACTGTCATCCTGTTTGTTGGGAACGAATTCAGGCGAAAAGGGCTGGATGACCTGATCGCCGCTTTGGGTGCGGCACAGCATTTGGTGGTGGTGGGCAAAGGTGAGCGTTGGCCCCATTACCGGCGTCTGGTGCGCAGACTGGGCGTGACCGATCAGGTGCATTTTGCTGGGCTGGTCGATGATGTCAGACCCTGGTATGCAGCCGCCGATGTTCTGGTCCTGCCCTCTCTGGCAGAGGCGTTTGGCATGTGTGTTCTTGAAGCCATGGCCTGTGGACTACCCGTCGTCGTTCGCAGCTATGCCGGGGCGGCAGCCTTGGTGAAAAAGGATACCAACGGATTTGTGTTCCACCAGGTCGAAGAACTGAACCCCCTTTTGGCGCGTTTGACCAACAAACGTTTACGGCAGCGCGTGGGGAATGAAGCCCGTCGAACAGCCCAAGCCTACACCTGGGACAACGCAGCCGAACGGCTCGAGGCACTCAGCAGGCAGGTTGCCATTTTTTAA
- a CDS encoding DUF3467 domain-containing protein: MTDKSKTIRWCDDNSRSLSADMSSVISTRDEICLLFGVSRMPTKNNEEIQVELKKGIVLSPLVAKRFSVMLNNVLQKYESDFKTPESDHTIEKAGGINQSPVFPIDHEENTKAGPLLHSLSGLNLKYGLERSFKLSHKRVNDNRFLLGVSKDEIPADVHKKIKEISQQLNMPAVFANTLENNLADANYIHFGYEASGTSCIYKIYLEFWEKIQRQMQKKNDRPDQVLLHLGYKWCAADNKIHALSRYTWHPWITVKDILMRIKGIFHLKKYQTPLNIVSNIVKLAAENMPHHDFLYLEVTEGNNPRRSFDINMYRANLTMEQLKPFLQAIFCHYNIPEEKLNGLYGPIKSEAFGHISGGIDREGKDFLTLYYGMKEAGIEVRQSNRRRDDHPTKILKSGTHDEKAGYLIKLVKTLHVKIGFERSFKLLPNMILPDRFLIGFKKVEVKDHAEEQILDICRQINMPIDYVETFKRNLPAATIVLFGYERHHQNSIYKAYLEFGGGFKTVFHTNPHHPPPFVIHLGLKWDAADNRKRAIARYTCFPGIGMDTIFEKMATVLYGTNSQTSLEIAKGIVNLAADRIDPRVMLYLEATEEGNPRKSYDINLYLADLKMEMLEPWLHKMTRACAIPDADFRYLYEGIKQHKFGHLSAGIDRGGRDFFTVYFKEP; encoded by the coding sequence ATGACAGATAAATCGAAAACAATCAGATGGTGTGACGACAACAGCCGCAGCCTCTCTGCCGACATGTCATCTGTGATAAGCACCCGTGATGAAATTTGTCTTTTATTCGGTGTCAGCCGGATGCCGACTAAAAATAATGAAGAAATTCAGGTTGAGCTTAAAAAAGGTATCGTTCTCAGTCCCCTCGTCGCCAAGCGTTTTTCCGTTATGTTAAATAATGTACTTCAAAAATATGAATCCGATTTCAAAACGCCGGAATCGGATCATACCATCGAGAAAGCAGGGGGGATTAATCAAAGTCCCGTTTTCCCCATTGACCATGAAGAAAATACCAAAGCAGGTCCGTTGCTCCACAGCTTAAGCGGGCTGAACTTGAAATACGGTTTGGAACGATCCTTTAAATTATCTCATAAACGAGTGAACGATAACAGGTTCTTGTTGGGAGTCTCTAAGGATGAAATTCCGGCTGATGTACATAAGAAAATTAAAGAAATTAGTCAGCAATTGAATATGCCGGCGGTTTTTGCCAATACCCTGGAGAACAATCTGGCAGATGCCAACTACATTCATTTTGGATATGAGGCATCCGGTACGTCGTGCATATATAAAATCTATCTTGAATTCTGGGAAAAAATTCAAAGGCAAATGCAAAAAAAAAATGACAGGCCGGATCAGGTCTTATTGCATCTGGGGTACAAATGGTGTGCAGCGGACAATAAAATCCATGCGTTAAGCCGTTATACCTGGCATCCCTGGATTACCGTTAAAGACATTCTGATGCGGATAAAGGGAATTTTCCACCTGAAAAAATATCAAACACCGCTTAACATCGTATCCAATATCGTTAAGCTGGCCGCCGAAAATATGCCCCACCATGATTTTCTTTATCTCGAAGTTACGGAGGGAAATAATCCGCGCCGATCTTTTGACATCAATATGTATCGCGCAAACCTTACGATGGAACAGCTAAAACCTTTTTTGCAAGCCATCTTTTGTCATTATAACATCCCGGAAGAAAAATTAAATGGATTGTACGGACCTATCAAGTCAGAGGCGTTCGGTCATATTTCAGGTGGTATCGACAGGGAAGGAAAGGATTTCTTAACCCTATATTATGGCATGAAGGAAGCCGGTATTGAAGTGAGGCAAAGCAATCGCCGCAGAGACGATCACCCGACCAAAATCTTGAAATCGGGAACACATGATGAAAAAGCCGGTTATCTGATCAAACTGGTGAAAACGCTTCATGTAAAAATAGGATTTGAGCGTTCCTTCAAATTACTTCCGAACATGATTTTGCCCGATCGTTTCCTGATTGGGTTTAAAAAAGTTGAGGTCAAAGATCATGCCGAGGAGCAAATACTTGACATTTGCCGGCAGATAAACATGCCGATTGATTATGTGGAGACGTTTAAAAGAAATCTGCCGGCAGCGACAATTGTGCTGTTCGGGTATGAACGGCATCATCAAAATTCTATTTATAAAGCTTACCTGGAATTTGGCGGCGGATTTAAAACCGTATTCCACACCAATCCACACCATCCACCGCCGTTTGTCATCCATCTGGGACTTAAATGGGATGCGGCCGATAATAGAAAACGGGCAATCGCAAGATATACCTGCTTTCCCGGCATTGGCATGGACACTATTTTTGAAAAAATGGCTACGGTGCTTTACGGTACGAACAGCCAAACCTCTCTGGAAATTGCAAAAGGGATCGTCAATTTGGCTGCCGATCGAATTGACCCGCGTGTAATGCTGTATCTTGAAGCCACTGAGGAGGGAAACCCGCGAAAATCCTATGACATCAACCTGTACTTGGCAGATTTAAAAATGGAAATGCTGGAACCCTGGCTGCATAAAATGACCCGGGCATGTGCCATTCCCGATGCAGATTTTCGCTATCTTTATGAAGGGATCAAGCAACATAAATTCGGCCACCTGAGCGCCGGCATTGATCGTGGAGGACGCGATTTTTTTACTGTATATTTTAAAGAACCTTAA